A genome region from Micromonospora inyonensis includes the following:
- a CDS encoding YciI family protein, which produces MAKYLLLKHYRGAPAAVNDVPMDQWTPEEISAHMQYMNDFAARLEGTGEFVDGQALAPEGTFVRYDGEGRPPVTDGPFAETKDLIAGWMVIDVDSYERAIELAGELSAAPGAGGKPIHEWLEVRPFLGAAPTITECHAHG; this is translated from the coding sequence ATGGCCAAGTACCTGCTGCTCAAGCACTACCGCGGCGCTCCGGCTGCGGTCAACGACGTACCGATGGACCAGTGGACGCCGGAGGAGATCTCGGCGCACATGCAGTACATGAACGACTTCGCGGCCCGGCTCGAGGGGACCGGCGAGTTCGTCGACGGCCAGGCACTCGCCCCGGAGGGGACCTTCGTCCGGTACGACGGTGAGGGGCGCCCGCCGGTCACCGACGGCCCGTTCGCCGAGACCAAGGATCTCATCGCCGGCTGGATGGTGATCGACGTCGACAGCTACGAGCGCGCCATCGAGCTGGCCGGGGAGTTGTCGGCCGCCCCCGGAGCGGGCGGAAAGCCGATTCACGAGTGGCTCGAGGTGCGCCCGTTCCTGGGCGCGGCGCCCACCATCACGGAGTGCCACGCGCATGGATGA
- the glp gene encoding gephyrin-like molybdotransferase Glp: MTATADAEAAANELTPLADYLGSVLRRLRALPPLDLDLTQAYGNVLAEDVVAPHSYPAFDQAAVDGYAARWEDIGSGAGRGVGYAPGRTGSPSGRTVRLNVVGDLGAASWRPVRLTPGSCFSVAAGAPLPSGADVVVPVEWTDQGMAAVEIFRVPKRGYGVRRAGEELPAGTLLARAGTYVSPALVAVFAATGLGHVVVRPSPRVVIVATGDELVDVGRGSQPGQVVDANSHALTAAAAEVGALAYRVGICDDDPEALRGLLEDQTLRADLIITTGGTGTGPGDMVRRILTRREGGRAGPVTFTEVALYPGTSLGFGTVGAEEVPVVCLPGEPGAAMIGFEVLARPAINLLAGAEPVFRPSVRAHLLETITSPGGLREFRPAHVAERRGGGYTVQPLPGGPFTLSGLAEANGLMVLGERVTTAAAGSTVDVLLLDRRR, encoded by the coding sequence ATGACCGCGACGGCCGACGCCGAGGCGGCCGCGAACGAGTTGACGCCGCTCGCCGACTACCTGGGCAGCGTGCTGCGCAGGTTACGCGCGCTGCCTCCGCTCGACCTCGACCTCACCCAGGCGTACGGCAACGTCCTCGCCGAGGACGTCGTCGCGCCGCACTCGTACCCGGCCTTCGACCAGGCCGCGGTCGACGGGTACGCGGCACGCTGGGAGGACATCGGTTCCGGTGCGGGCCGGGGCGTCGGGTACGCCCCGGGCCGCACCGGATCGCCGAGCGGCCGTACCGTCCGGCTGAACGTGGTCGGTGACCTCGGCGCGGCCAGCTGGCGGCCGGTCCGGCTCACCCCCGGTTCGTGCTTCTCGGTGGCGGCCGGCGCGCCGCTGCCGTCCGGCGCGGACGTGGTGGTCCCGGTGGAGTGGACCGACCAGGGCATGGCCGCCGTCGAGATCTTCCGCGTCCCCAAGCGCGGGTACGGGGTCCGCCGGGCCGGTGAGGAGCTGCCCGCCGGCACGCTGCTCGCCCGCGCCGGCACGTACGTCTCCCCGGCGCTGGTCGCGGTCTTCGCCGCCACCGGGCTCGGGCACGTGGTGGTCCGCCCCAGCCCCCGGGTGGTCATCGTGGCCACCGGGGACGAGCTGGTCGACGTGGGCCGGGGCAGCCAGCCCGGGCAGGTCGTGGACGCCAACTCGCACGCGTTGACGGCCGCCGCCGCGGAGGTGGGCGCGCTGGCGTACCGGGTGGGCATCTGCGACGACGACCCGGAGGCGCTGCGCGGCCTGCTGGAGGACCAGACGCTGCGGGCCGACCTGATCATCACCACCGGCGGCACCGGCACCGGGCCGGGCGACATGGTCCGCCGGATCCTCACCCGTCGGGAGGGGGGCCGGGCCGGCCCGGTCACCTTCACCGAGGTCGCCCTCTATCCCGGTACGTCCCTCGGATTCGGTACGGTCGGAGCCGAGGAGGTGCCGGTGGTCTGTCTGCCCGGTGAGCCCGGTGCCGCGATGATCGGCTTCGAGGTGCTGGCCCGTCCCGCGATCAACCTGCTCGCCGGGGCGGAACCGGTGTTCCGGCCGAGCGTCCGCGCGCACCTGCTGGAAACCATCACGTCCCCCGGTGGGCTGCGGGAGTTCCGCCCCGCGCACGTGGCCGAGCGGCGCGGCGGCGGCTACACCGTCCAGCCGCTGCCGGGCGGTCCGTTCACCCTCTCCGGACTGGCCGAGGCGAACGGGCTGATGGTCCTCGGCGAGCGGGTCACCACGGCCGCGGCCGGTTCCACCGTGGACGTGCTGCTGCTGGACCGTCGCCGGTGA
- a CDS encoding GNAT family N-acetyltransferase: protein MLFGNVPGWPAVLADGPVVLRPYRRSDAAAWSEVRRANRAWLAPWESSVPGRWDETNSPDAFRYVHRDQRRSARVGEGMPFAVCLHENGRERLVGHLNIGNIVRRAFCSGYVGYWVDSRVAGRGVIPTAMALAVDHAFGPGGLHRVEVNIRPENGPSRRVVEKLGFREEAYHQRYMHIDGAWRDHIGYAMTSEEVAAEGGLLARWHRVRAAAG, encoded by the coding sequence ATGCTGTTCGGCAACGTCCCCGGCTGGCCGGCCGTCCTCGCCGACGGCCCGGTGGTGCTGCGGCCGTACCGCCGCTCGGACGCGGCAGCCTGGTCGGAGGTACGCCGGGCGAACCGGGCCTGGCTGGCGCCCTGGGAGTCCTCGGTGCCCGGCCGCTGGGACGAGACGAACTCACCCGACGCGTTCCGCTACGTCCACCGTGACCAGCGCCGGTCCGCGCGCGTCGGTGAGGGGATGCCCTTCGCGGTGTGCCTGCACGAGAACGGGCGCGAGCGCCTGGTCGGACACCTGAACATCGGCAACATCGTCCGGCGCGCGTTCTGCTCCGGCTACGTCGGCTACTGGGTGGACAGTCGGGTGGCCGGGCGCGGGGTGATCCCCACCGCGATGGCGCTCGCCGTCGACCATGCCTTCGGCCCGGGTGGGCTACACCGGGTCGAGGTGAACATCCGTCCGGAGAACGGGCCGTCCCGGCGGGTGGTGGAGAAGCTCGGCTTCCGCGAGGAGGCGTACCACCAGCGGTACATGCACATCGACGGTGCGTGGCGCGACCACATCGGATACGCGATGACCAGCGAGGAGGTGGCCGCCGAGGGCGGCCTGCTGGCCCGCTGGCACCGGGTACGCGCCGCCGCCGGATGA
- a CDS encoding DUF4279 domain-containing protein — MIISQYAYFALSSKRVSTAEMTARLGIEPDEIVVRGSRLASPARPAAHRWKVVCRKAGLTVNEQVDRIVERLFGHAERIGELAVELDDTDGGPGASMLQIVRVFEHPDGEEEDLTSRVGGLQKLPGQHQLLGWHVDARVLEFLRLTRAELDVDEYAYG, encoded by the coding sequence GTGATCATCTCTCAGTACGCGTACTTCGCGCTGAGTTCGAAGCGGGTTTCGACCGCCGAGATGACCGCGAGGCTCGGCATCGAACCGGACGAGATCGTCGTTCGTGGCAGCCGTCTGGCCAGCCCTGCGAGGCCCGCCGCGCACCGATGGAAGGTCGTGTGCCGCAAGGCGGGGCTGACGGTGAACGAACAGGTCGACCGGATCGTGGAGCGGCTCTTCGGTCACGCGGAACGCATCGGTGAACTGGCCGTCGAGCTGGACGACACCGATGGAGGGCCGGGCGCGAGCATGCTGCAAATCGTCCGCGTGTTCGAGCATCCGGACGGCGAGGAAGAAGATCTGACCAGCCGGGTGGGAGGCCTGCAGAAGCTCCCCGGTCAGCACCAGTTGCTGGGCTGGCACGTGGATGCCCGGGTGTTGGAGTTCCTCCGCCTGACGCGAGCAGAGCTGGACGTGGACGAGTACGCCTACGGATGA